In one window of Henckelia pumila isolate YLH828 chromosome 1, ASM3356847v2, whole genome shotgun sequence DNA:
- the LOC140885381 gene encoding uncharacterized protein, with amino-acid sequence MQSKLKHFYSFWQLGTRMHFKSCGRCYTNVDTGITFVLEPLTAKGVSGTNETPELPDWITVPGNVTTTRNQEDDDFVPPSISHWIENHKIDKQEVDVKSIENGFSESDVEQISKLLKNQFKSPDMVVKALNDCDVDLSQCLVEHILKRFSYEWIPAFGFFKWSALRNGIAHSPELYNLMVDNLGKMKKFDLMWELVEEMKSLGAYVTLDTMSKVMRRLAKAGKYEDAVEAFRKMELFGVKRDLMSMNLLMDALVKEGSVEHAEGLFLDFKELIPPNLQTYNVLIHGWCKSGQIAKAKNTMNEMKAYGFAPDLITYTHFIATYCIEKDFRNVDATLEQMRKDGLSPSIVTYTIIIKALAKAKETNKSFEIYEKMKRNNCSPDAAFYGVFMNALSATGRLKDSEAVFEDMSKQGVVPDVYSYNIVITVAAKHLQEEKALKLLQKMEESHIKPDLNTYVPLLKMCCKLKRMKVLAFLLSHMFRNDVSIDLGAYTLLVSQLCRNGKLDHACSFFEELVIKGFVPMDCTHKKLVEKLEEEGMHREKHRIEKLMSSARQQGQSSLTLNKLRY; translated from the coding sequence ATGCAATCGAAGTTGAAGCATTTCTATTCTTTTTGGCAACTCGGGACTCGGATGCATTTCAAAAGTTGTGGAAGATGTTATACTAATGTTGATACAGGTATTACCTTTGTGCTAGAGCCGCTTACGGCCAAAGGTGTGTCTGGCACTAATGAAACACCTGAGCTTCCTGATTGGATAACAGTTCCTGGTAATGTCACAACTACTAGAAATCAAGAAGATGATGACTTTGTGCCGCCTTCAATATCACATTGGATAGAGAATCACAAGATTGACAAGCAGGAAGTTGATGTGAAAAGCATCGAAAATGGTTTTTCCGAAAGTGATGTTGAACAAATAAGTAAGCTTCTAAAGAATCAGTTTAAATCCCCTGATATGGTTGTGAAAGCGTTAAATGATTGTGATGTTGATTTATCCCAGTGCTTGGTCGAGCACATATTGAAGAGATTTAGCTATGAGTGGATACCAGCTTTTGGATTTTTTAAGTGGTCTGCCTTACGAAATGGAATTGCTCATTCGCCTGAACTGTATAACTTGATGGTCGACAATTTGGGAAAAATGAAGAAATTTGATCTTATGTGGGAATTGGTGGAAGAAATGAAAAGTTTGGGAGCATACGTCACATTGGATACCATGTCTAAAGTCATGAGACGTCTGGCTAAAGCTGGTAAGTATGAGGATGCTGTAGAAGCATTCAGGAAAATGGAATTATTCGGAGTCAAACGAGATTTAATGTCCATGAATTTATTGATGGATGCACTGGTGAAAGAAGGAAGTGTTGAGCATGCGGAGGGCTTGTTTCTGGATTTTAAGGAACTCATTCCACCGAATTTACAGACTTACAACGTGTTAATTCATGGTTGGTGCAAATCTGGACAGATAGCCAAAGCTAAAAATACCATGAATGAGATGAAAGCCTATGGATTTGCTCCTGATTTGATTACGTACACGCACTTCATTGCAACCTACTGTATTGAAAAAGATTTTCGTAATGTTGATGCTACTTTGGAACAAATGCGGAAAGATGGGTTGTCTCCTAGTATTGTGACTTACACGATTATAATAAAAGCTTTGGCTAAGGCAAAGGAAACAAATAAATCTTTCGAGATTTATGAAAAGATGAAACGGAACAATTGTTCCCCCGATGCTGCTTTTTATGGCGTCTTTATGAATGCTCTAAGCGCCACTGGGAGGTTAAAAGATTCTGAAGCTGTGTTTGAGGATATGTCAAAACAGGGAGTTGTTCCAGATGTGTATTCATACAACATAGTAATTACTGTTGCCGCAAAACACTTGCAAGAAGAGAAGGCTCTGAAGTTACTTCAGAAAATGGAAGAAAGTCATATTAAGCCTGATCTTAATACTTATGTTCCATTGCTAAAAATGTGCTGCAAACTGAAAAGAATGAAGGTGCTTGCATTTTTGTTGAGCCACATGTTTAGGAATGATGTCAGCATTGATCTTGGAGCTTATACTCTTTTGGTCAGTCAGCTATGTCGAAACGGGAAACTCGATCATGCTTGTTCCTTTTTTGAGGAAttagtgattaagggatttgtCCCAATGGACTGTACACATAAGAAGTTGGTTGAAAAACTTGAGGAGGAGGGTATGCATAGAGAGAAACATCGGATTGAAAAATTGATGTCAAGCGCGAGGCAGCAAGGCCAGTCCTCCCTGAcattaaataaattaaggtACTGA